The Bacillota bacterium genome includes a window with the following:
- the purH gene encoding bifunctional phosphoribosylaminoimidazolecarboxamide formyltransferase/IMP cyclohydrolase, translated as MNPIRRALLSVSDKTGIVSFARALNEMGVQIISTGGTARTLQEAGIPVTPVEQVTGFPEMMEGRVKTLHPAIHAGILADRRKTEQLQALQSAGIEPIDLVCVNLYPFESTIARADVTLEEAIENIDIGGPTMVRAAAKNHDSVAIVVDPADYEAIIQEMRASGGVIGLETRRRLAAKAFAHTAFYDAQIAAYLRAQFTPETLFPPEFTVALRKAQELRYGENPHQQAAFYRTTGFTEPSIATARQLHGKELSYNNLLDCDAALELVKEFAEDRPACVIIKHTNPCGVAVADSLPEAVERARLADPVSAFGGIMALNRPVDFAAAEKITAPNTFFECLIAPAFAEDALPILTEKKKWGANLRLLEVGTLTPPQEGWILRGLTGSVLVQTRDVQLLPEQSEAVRVVTRRAPTPEELEQLLFAWKVVKHVKSNAIVLAKDWVIVGVGAGQMNRVQSVRLAAESAGERAKGAVLASDAFFPFPDNVEVAAIAGVTAIIQPGGSVKDQEVIAAADRLGLAMVFTGMRHFRH; from the coding sequence ATGAATCCGATACGACGCGCGCTGCTGAGCGTTTCCGATAAAACAGGCATTGTGTCCTTTGCCAGAGCATTGAACGAAATGGGTGTGCAGATTATCTCCACCGGTGGAACCGCGCGCACCCTGCAGGAAGCGGGTATCCCCGTTACTCCGGTGGAACAGGTGACCGGCTTTCCCGAGATGATGGAGGGACGGGTGAAAACACTGCATCCCGCCATCCACGCGGGTATTCTTGCCGACCGGCGCAAAACCGAACAGCTGCAGGCATTGCAGTCAGCTGGCATCGAACCGATTGACCTGGTATGTGTCAACCTGTATCCCTTTGAAAGCACCATCGCCCGCGCGGACGTCACACTGGAAGAGGCGATAGAGAACATCGATATCGGCGGTCCCACGATGGTGCGCGCCGCCGCCAAGAACCACGACAGCGTGGCAATCGTGGTGGACCCTGCCGATTATGAAGCCATCATCCAGGAGATGCGGGCAAGCGGCGGGGTAATCGGTCTGGAAACGCGCCGTCGGCTGGCAGCGAAGGCGTTTGCACACACCGCCTTCTACGATGCACAAATCGCGGCATACCTGCGGGCACAGTTCACGCCGGAGACGCTCTTCCCGCCAGAGTTCACCGTTGCTCTGCGCAAAGCACAGGAACTGCGCTATGGAGAGAACCCCCACCAGCAGGCAGCGTTTTACCGCACAACCGGCTTCACCGAACCCAGCATCGCCACCGCACGGCAGCTGCACGGCAAGGAGCTGTCTTATAACAACCTGCTGGACTGCGACGCCGCGCTGGAGCTGGTCAAAGAGTTCGCGGAGGACCGCCCCGCCTGCGTGATCATCAAGCATACCAACCCCTGCGGGGTGGCGGTGGCGGATAGCCTTCCTGAAGCGGTAGAGCGAGCCCGACTGGCAGACCCTGTTTCCGCCTTCGGGGGCATTATGGCGCTGAACCGACCTGTGGACTTCGCGGCCGCTGAGAAAATTACCGCGCCCAATACTTTCTTCGAGTGCCTCATTGCTCCCGCGTTCGCCGAGGACGCTCTACCCATCCTCACCGAGAAGAAAAAATGGGGAGCGAACTTGCGCCTGCTGGAAGTGGGAACATTGACGCCGCCCCAGGAGGGGTGGATACTGCGCGGGCTGACGGGAAGTGTGCTGGTACAGACCCGTGATGTGCAACTGCTGCCGGAACAATCGGAGGCGGTTCGTGTGGTCACCAGGCGTGCTCCAACCCCCGAAGAGCTGGAGCAGCTGCTGTTCGCATGGAAGGTGGTGAAGCATGTGAAGTCCAACGCCATCGTGCTGGCGAAGGACTGGGTGATCGTGGGCGTCGGAGCCGGGCAGATGAACCGCGTGCAGTCGGTGCGGCTGGCGGCGGAGTCCGCTGGCGAGCGGGCGAAAGGCGCTGTGCTGGCATCGGATGCCTTCTTCCCATTCCCCGACAACGTCGAGGTAGCGGCTATCGCCGGAGTTACCGCCATCATCCAGCCTGGCGGCTCCGTGAAGGACCAGGAAGTCATCGCCGCAGCAGACAGGCTGGGTCTGGCGATGGTCTTTACCGGTATGCGCCACTTCCGGCACTGA
- a CDS encoding sulfite exporter TauE/SafE family protein yields the protein MEPLRLFTVFAASVLAGTLGALLGLGGGIILVPALVLVLGVPEKTAVATSLLGVIATSVVASTSHLRYRYTNIPLAMWLVSAAVLGALLGSMLFQRIEARWIALGFVVLQTYVAWILWRRQEPSAGSEPVIQDTNGASACYVDHATGVTVCYTPSRLYAGWGAGLVAGVISALLGVGGGIIKVPVMNLWMNVPLKAAAATSSFMLGMTGSVSAAIYLLRGYVDPTLAAPSVLGVMAGAHLGAFLSRRMRSRVLRHVLIALLVVSAIRMAWRVF from the coding sequence ATGGAACCGCTGAGGCTCTTTACCGTTTTTGCGGCTTCGGTGCTGGCGGGCACACTGGGCGCGTTGCTGGGATTGGGCGGCGGCATTATTCTCGTGCCTGCGCTGGTGCTGGTGCTGGGAGTGCCCGAAAAAACGGCGGTTGCTACAAGCCTGTTAGGCGTCATCGCCACGTCGGTCGTTGCCAGCACCTCGCATCTGCGCTATCGGTACACCAATATCCCGCTGGCGATGTGGCTGGTCAGTGCTGCCGTGTTGGGCGCACTGCTGGGTAGCATGCTCTTCCAGAGGATCGAGGCTCGGTGGATTGCGCTGGGATTTGTCGTCCTGCAGACTTACGTGGCGTGGATACTTTGGCGGCGGCAGGAACCTTCTGCTGGCTCTGAGCCGGTGATACAGGACACCAACGGCGCAAGTGCGTGTTACGTAGACCATGCCACCGGTGTGACCGTTTGTTACACGCCATCTCGTCTGTATGCTGGATGGGGGGCGGGTCTTGTCGCCGGCGTGATATCGGCACTGCTGGGTGTAGGAGGCGGGATTATCAAAGTACCTGTGATGAATCTGTGGATGAACGTGCCACTGAAGGCGGCTGCCGCAACCAGCTCGTTCATGTTGGGGATGACAGGCAGTGTGAGCGCGGCGATATACCTGCTGCGCGGTTATGTCGACCCCACGCTGGCAGCCCCTTCGGTGCTGGGTGTGATGGCTGGAGCGCACCTGGGAGCGTTTTTATCCAGACGAATGCGCTCGCGCGTGCTGCGCCACGTGCTGATTGCGCTGCTGGTGGTGAGCGCAATCCGAATGGCATGGAGGGTGTTCTGA
- a CDS encoding O-acetylhomoserine aminocarboxypropyltransferase/cysteine synthase codes for MAFGPNEAELKFDTLAVHGGQQPDPTTLARAVPIYQTTSYLFTDADHAARLFALEEFGNIYTRIMNPTVDVFEKRVALLEGGVGALATSSGQAAETLAILTILKAGDEVISANSLYGGTYNLFRHTLPKMGIKVHFVDPIDPNNFRKALTPKTKLIYAEMVGNPKLDTLDVEAVANIAHEAGIPLMVDNTMPTPALIQPIQWGADIVVHSTTKFIGGHGTSIGGVIVDSGKFDWGNGNFPDFTSPDPSYHGLVLWDLPEPLKSMSFILKARLQMMRDIGACMSPFNAFLFLQGLETLHLRMERHSDNAMQVARFLEEHPCVSWVSYPGLPSHPTHETAKKYHKGGRYGAIIGFGIKGGYEAGKQFINELKLFSLLANIGDAKSLVIHPASTTHQQLTPEEQLETGVTPDFIRLSIGIEDVEDIIADLDQALRKAARV; via the coding sequence ATGGCTTTCGGACCCAATGAGGCGGAACTGAAGTTCGATACGCTTGCCGTTCACGGGGGGCAACAGCCAGACCCCACCACACTGGCACGCGCTGTACCTATCTATCAAACCACATCCTACCTGTTCACCGACGCCGACCACGCCGCGCGGCTGTTCGCTCTGGAAGAGTTCGGCAACATCTACACCCGAATCATGAATCCCACCGTGGACGTGTTCGAAAAGCGTGTGGCGCTGCTGGAAGGGGGTGTGGGGGCACTGGCAACCTCCTCGGGACAGGCAGCGGAAACACTGGCTATCCTCACCATCCTCAAGGCGGGCGATGAGGTAATTTCCGCCAACAGCCTGTACGGCGGAACGTATAACCTGTTCCGACACACCCTGCCGAAGATGGGCATTAAAGTCCACTTTGTCGACCCGATAGACCCCAACAACTTCCGCAAGGCACTCACGCCCAAAACCAAACTTATCTACGCCGAGATGGTGGGCAACCCCAAGCTGGACACACTGGACGTGGAGGCCGTCGCGAACATCGCACACGAAGCGGGCATCCCGCTGATGGTGGATAACACCATGCCAACCCCCGCGCTGATTCAGCCCATCCAGTGGGGGGCAGACATCGTGGTGCATTCCACCACCAAGTTCATCGGCGGGCACGGCACGTCCATCGGTGGGGTCATCGTCGATTCGGGCAAGTTCGACTGGGGCAACGGCAATTTCCCGGACTTCACCTCGCCCGACCCTTCCTATCATGGGCTCGTACTGTGGGATTTGCCGGAGCCGCTAAAGTCCATGAGCTTTATCCTGAAAGCGCGCCTGCAGATGATGCGCGACATCGGCGCGTGCATGAGCCCGTTCAATGCCTTCCTGTTCCTGCAGGGGCTGGAGACGTTGCACCTGCGCATGGAGCGCCACAGCGACAACGCCATGCAAGTCGCCCGTTTCCTGGAAGAGCATCCCTGCGTCAGCTGGGTGAGCTATCCGGGGCTGCCCTCGCATCCCACGCATGAAACCGCGAAGAAGTACCATAAGGGCGGTCGCTACGGTGCGATTATCGGTTTCGGCATCAAAGGGGGCTATGAGGCGGGCAAGCAGTTCATCAACGAGCTGAAGCTCTTCTCCCTGCTGGCGAACATCGGTGACGCCAAGTCGCTGGTCATCCATCCGGCATCCACCACGCACCAGCAGCTCACTCCCGAAGAGCAGCTCGAAACCGGTGTCACCCCCGACTTCATCCGCCTGTCCATCGGTATCGAGGACGTAGAAGACATCATCGCCGATTTGGACCAGGCTTTGCGCAAGGCGGCGCGGGTGTGA
- a CDS encoding phosphopentomutase produces MIRRVILLVMDGCGVGAAPDAAQFGDFGVNEPNTLAHLAEAVGGLHLPNLQRLGLGNILPIQGVPPAQPPLAAYGKMQERSAGKDTVTGHWEMMGVITEDPFPTYPHGFPPEVISAFERAIGTKILGNYPASGTEIIKQLGEEHLRTGYPIVYTSADSVFQIAAHEEVIPPQRLYEMCLIAREILKPPHHVQRVIARPFVGKDASSFRRTENRRDFPLPPPYNLIDQLAETGRKVNGIGVIGQVFAERGFAYSVRTGSNPEHFRATLQAMEQPADFIFTNFEDFDMLYGHRNDPQGFARALQEFDAGLTEVLQRLRTGDLLILTADHGNDPTTPSTDHSREYVPLLCYSPDMEQGVDLGTRDCFADIAATMADAFGLEAKWGEGSFYPMLRMRASLTSPPTPSPEDSGEGRGQGMRRW; encoded by the coding sequence ATGATACGACGGGTTATCCTGTTGGTAATGGACGGTTGTGGCGTCGGCGCTGCTCCCGACGCCGCGCAGTTTGGCGATTTCGGCGTCAACGAACCCAACACGCTGGCACATCTGGCGGAGGCGGTGGGAGGCTTGCACCTGCCCAACCTGCAACGGTTGGGGCTGGGGAATATCCTCCCGATACAGGGCGTGCCTCCAGCACAGCCCCCACTTGCTGCTTATGGGAAGATGCAGGAGAGATCGGCGGGCAAGGATACGGTGACAGGGCACTGGGAAATGATGGGGGTTATCACCGAAGATCCCTTTCCCACCTACCCGCATGGCTTCCCGCCCGAGGTTATCTCGGCATTCGAACGGGCAATCGGCACGAAGATACTGGGCAACTATCCCGCTTCCGGCACCGAAATCATCAAACAGCTGGGCGAAGAGCATCTGCGCACGGGCTATCCGATTGTGTACACCTCGGCGGACAGCGTGTTCCAGATAGCTGCACACGAAGAGGTCATTCCGCCACAGCGGCTATACGAGATGTGTCTCATCGCCCGAGAGATACTGAAACCTCCCCATCACGTGCAGAGGGTGATTGCCCGACCGTTCGTTGGCAAGGACGCTTCTTCCTTCCGACGCACGGAAAACCGCCGCGATTTCCCTCTGCCTCCGCCTTACAACCTGATAGACCAGCTTGCCGAGACAGGACGGAAGGTCAATGGTATCGGAGTGATTGGGCAGGTCTTCGCGGAGCGCGGTTTCGCTTACTCCGTGCGTACAGGCAGTAATCCGGAGCACTTTCGAGCCACCCTGCAGGCAATGGAACAACCCGCTGATTTCATCTTCACCAACTTCGAGGACTTCGACATGCTCTACGGACATCGCAATGACCCGCAGGGTTTCGCAAGGGCACTGCAGGAGTTCGACGCAGGGTTGACCGAAGTACTGCAGCGACTGCGTACGGGTGACCTGCTCATCCTTACCGCCGACCACGGCAACGACCCCACCACTCCCAGTACCGACCATTCGCGCGAGTATGTGCCGCTGTTGTGTTACAGTCCAGACATGGAGCAGGGAGTAGACCTCGGCACACGCGATTGCTTCGCCGACATCGCTGCCACCATGGCGGATGCGTTCGGTCTGGAAGCGAAGTGGGGGGAAGGAAGCTTCTACCCGATGCTGCGAATGCGTGCGTCATTGACCTCACCCCCAACCCCCTCTCCCGAAGATTCGGGAGAGGGGAGAGGTCAGGGGATGAGACGATGGTAA